A single window of Cyanobacterium sp. T60_A2020_053 DNA harbors:
- the dnaK gene encoding molecular chaperone DnaK, whose protein sequence is MGKVVGIDLGTTNSCVAVMEGGKPVVIANAEGFRTTPSVVAYAKNGDRLVGQIAKRQGVMNPENTFYSVKRFIGRRHDEVTNETTEVSYKVLNVNGNVKIDCPSQGKQFAPEEISAQVLRKLVEDASKYLGETVTEAVITVPAYFNDSQRQATKDAGKIAGIEVKRIINEPTAASLAYGLDRKSNETILVFDLGGGTFDVSVLEVGDGVFEVLATSGDTHLGGDDFDKKIVDFLAEDFKGKEGIDLRKDKQALQRLTEAAEKAKIELSSVSQADINLPFITATQDGPKHLELNLTRAKFEELCADLIDRCAIPVQNALKDSKLSASDIDEVVLVGGSTRIPAVKEVVKKVLGKEPNQTVNPDEVVAVGAAIQGGVLAGEVKDILLLDVTPLSLGVETLGGVMTKIIPRNTTIPTKKSETFSTAVDGQSNVEIHVLQGEREFSKDNKSLGTFRLDGIPAAPRGVPQIEVTFDIDANGILHVTAKDKGTGKEQSISITGASTLPDEDVDRMVKEAEANAAADKEKREKIERKNQADSLVYQAEKQLTELGDKVSADDKSKADGLIKDLKDAVAQDDDEKIKTVMPELQQVLYTIGSNIYQQSADATPEGATGAEGAGSNPSDDVIDAEFSEDDK, encoded by the coding sequence ATGGGAAAAGTAGTTGGTATAGATTTAGGTACAACTAACTCCTGTGTGGCAGTAATGGAAGGTGGAAAACCTGTAGTTATTGCTAACGCAGAGGGTTTTAGAACCACTCCTTCCGTGGTGGCTTATGCTAAAAATGGTGACCGCCTTGTGGGTCAAATCGCTAAACGTCAAGGGGTAATGAACCCTGAAAACACATTCTATTCAGTAAAACGTTTTATCGGTAGAAGACATGACGAAGTGACCAATGAAACCACTGAAGTATCTTACAAAGTATTAAATGTCAACGGTAACGTTAAAATCGATTGCCCTTCTCAGGGTAAACAATTTGCACCGGAAGAAATTTCTGCACAAGTTTTACGCAAATTGGTAGAAGATGCTAGTAAATATTTAGGGGAAACAGTTACTGAAGCAGTTATCACAGTTCCAGCTTATTTTAACGACTCTCAGCGTCAAGCCACCAAAGATGCTGGTAAAATTGCTGGTATTGAAGTAAAACGTATCATCAATGAACCTACAGCGGCTTCTCTGGCTTATGGTTTAGATCGTAAAAGTAATGAAACTATCCTTGTTTTTGACTTGGGTGGTGGTACTTTTGATGTATCTGTGTTAGAAGTAGGTGACGGTGTATTTGAAGTTTTAGCTACTTCTGGAGATACCCATTTAGGGGGTGACGATTTCGATAAAAAAATCGTTGATTTCCTCGCTGAAGATTTCAAAGGCAAAGAAGGCATCGATTTACGTAAGGATAAACAGGCTTTACAACGCCTTACTGAGGCCGCAGAAAAAGCTAAAATTGAGCTTTCTAGTGTCTCCCAAGCTGATATTAACCTACCTTTCATCACCGCTACCCAAGATGGTCCAAAACATTTAGAGTTAAATTTAACTAGAGCTAAGTTTGAGGAATTATGCGCTGATTTAATCGATCGTTGTGCCATTCCCGTACAAAATGCTCTCAAAGATTCTAAATTAAGTGCCAGTGATATTGATGAAGTGGTATTGGTAGGGGGTTCGACTCGTATTCCTGCGGTTAAGGAAGTGGTTAAGAAGGTTTTAGGTAAAGAACCTAATCAAACCGTTAACCCTGATGAAGTAGTGGCGGTGGGCGCTGCTATCCAAGGGGGTGTTTTAGCTGGAGAAGTTAAAGATATTCTTTTATTAGACGTAACGCCGTTGTCTTTGGGTGTAGAAACCCTCGGCGGTGTGATGACCAAAATTATCCCCAGAAATACCACTATCCCCACCAAAAAATCGGAAACTTTCTCTACTGCGGTGGATGGACAAAGTAATGTAGAAATTCACGTTTTACAAGGTGAGCGGGAATTTTCTAAGGATAATAAGAGTTTGGGAACTTTCCGTTTAGATGGTATTCCGGCCGCGCCTCGTGGTGTGCCTCAAATTGAGGTAACTTTCGATATTGATGCTAACGGTATTCTCCATGTTACTGCTAAGGACAAAGGTACTGGTAAAGAGCAATCCATCAGTATTACGGGTGCTTCTACTTTACCTGATGAGGATGTGGATAGAATGGTGAAGGAAGCTGAAGCTAATGCGGCAGCTGATAAGGAGAAACGGGAGAAAATTGAGCGTAAAAACCAAGCTGATTCCCTTGTTTATCAAGCTGAAAAACAACTTACTGAATTAGGTGACAAAGTCAGCGCTGATGATAAGTCCAAAGCGGATGGTTTAATTAAAGACCTTAAAGATGCGGTGGCGCAGGATGATGATGAGAAAATTAAAACCGTGATGCCTGAGTTACAACAGGTGTTATATACCATCGGTAGTAATATCTATCAGCAGTCTGCTGATGCTACGCCAGAGGGTGCTACTGGGGCGGAGGGCGCTGGTTCTAATCCTAGTGATGATGTTATCGATGCTGAGTTTTCAGAAGATGATAAATAA
- the recF gene encoding DNA replication/repair protein RecF — protein MFLKELELYYFRNYIQEVLKFSENKIILLGDNAQGKSNLLEAIELLSSLKSHRYSKDIDLVYHQGVYGQIKAKISNGYVDHDLGIIIPAKGKRELFVNSEKVKRNLDFLGIINTVLFSNLDLDLVRGAPEYRRNWVDNLLIQIEPIYWHIIKDYHHVLKQRNALLKKFKKAGYDHNLSSSADLELQLWDEKLAETASRVKRRRARVITKIQPLARFWHHQISQKTEKLVIKYAPNVLWQEDTPENVQQLIRENLAEKRLAEINLGTTLVGPHRDEIEFIINDNLARSYGSQGQQRTLVLALKLAELQIIEQVTGDCPLLLLDDVMAELDIKRQQQLLDCLGDRFQTIITTTHLNCFNKNLLHQAQIVKVDGGKFN, from the coding sequence ATGTTTCTGAAAGAATTGGAATTGTATTATTTTCGCAACTATATTCAAGAGGTATTAAAGTTTAGTGAAAATAAAATAATTTTATTAGGAGATAACGCACAGGGAAAATCCAATCTTTTAGAAGCTATTGAATTATTATCGTCTTTAAAAAGTCACCGCTACAGTAAGGATATTGACTTAGTTTATCATCAGGGAGTTTATGGGCAGATTAAAGCTAAAATCAGCAATGGTTATGTTGACCATGATTTAGGCATTATCATTCCAGCCAAGGGCAAACGGGAATTGTTTGTTAATTCTGAAAAAGTGAAGAGAAATCTTGATTTTTTAGGCATAATTAATACTGTTTTATTTTCTAACCTTGATCTTGATTTGGTGCGAGGGGCGCCGGAATATCGTCGGAATTGGGTGGATAATTTATTGATTCAAATTGAACCAATTTACTGGCATATAATTAAAGATTATCACCATGTTTTAAAACAACGAAACGCACTTTTAAAAAAGTTTAAAAAAGCTGGTTATGATCATAATTTGTCTTCCTCTGCGGATTTAGAGCTACAATTATGGGATGAGAAATTAGCCGAAACTGCATCAAGAGTAAAAAGAAGAAGAGCGAGAGTTATTACAAAAATTCAACCTTTAGCGAGATTTTGGCATCATCAAATTAGTCAAAAAACCGAAAAATTGGTAATCAAATATGCACCTAATGTATTGTGGCAGGAAGATACCCCTGAAAATGTGCAACAACTAATTAGAGAAAATTTAGCCGAGAAAAGATTAGCTGAGATTAATCTTGGTACTACTTTAGTTGGTCCTCATCGAGATGAAATTGAGTTTATCATTAATGATAATTTAGCTCGTAGTTATGGCTCTCAGGGGCAACAAAGAACCCTTGTACTAGCTTTGAAACTTGCTGAGTTACAGATTATTGAGCAGGTGACGGGGGATTGTCCTTTGTTATTATTAGATGATGTAATGGCGGAGTTGGATATAAAAAGGCAACAACAATTATTAGATTGTTTAGGAGATCGTTTTCAAACTATAATTACTACAACTCATCTTAATTGTTTCAACAAAAATTTATTACATCAAGCTCAAATCGTTAAAGTTGATGGAGGAAAGTTTAATTGA